TTCCACCAACAAATCCCCCAACTGTTCCAGCCAAAGGACCTGCACCGATAATAAGTCCAATATAGGCGTGAGAGAGCTTCGTCGTTTCACCGAGATAGATGGCCAGAAAAGGGATACTCATCGATTGGGTAAGCGATACGAACACCGTCCCTGCCATCAAGAGATGAACAATCGGGTGATACGCCTCCCACACTTGCCTCATTTTGCTCATACTGATTTAACCTACCCTCTCAACAAAATCATGCTATTTTTGTAAGCAAAATTACTCTGATGTATGGAAGAAGGAACGAAGCAAGACCGGGAGACGCTCAACGAAGGCTTCTCGCAGACTGTAGTAGGAAATCGTCGTACTTCCTGTGTAGTGAGCACGAATCAGCCCCGCTCTGCGCAACGCGGTTACATGATGATGAACGGTGCTTTTTGCCAATGATACTTGCTTCTGTAATTCACCGAGCGTGCACGTCTTTTTTGCCAGGCAGCGCAAGATTTGCAGGCGCTTCTCATCTGCCAGGCACTGTGTGATAGGCAACAGCTCCAGGAGCGTCTGTGGTTTGATCGTTGCTGCATCTTTGACAGGGTACATGCAAGTGGCAAGCCCCCGATAAAAGTCGAGAACAGAAGAATGAGCACAATGATATTGCGGGATCAGTACAACCTCTCGCAAATCAGCCATCGGCTCAATCCAGATACCGTTCGTAACATGATCGACCAAATCGATTGGAGGCGTTTCTTTGGCGCGGACTTTCAGCTCATCGGCGCTCCGTTGTAGACTCTCCAAAATGCGTGGATCTACCTTCGAAAAATAATATTCATTCCACCGGGTAAGCAACGATAGGCTGCGATCACGAATTTCACCCAAGTTTAGCGGGATTGTCTCCACCCACGGCGCGAGGCGCTCATAGATATCACCGGGAGGGATACTTTCCAGCCATTCAAGAAATTCTTCCACGGATTTGGTCTGGGGCGATTGTGCTACAAGCAACACCAAGCGGTGGAGTACCTCCCAGCGTTCATCTGCGAGTTCATCTACAAAAGACGCCGGGAGCTTTTGTTTTGTCTCCTCTAACCAAGCCGTACCAAGCAAACTATGCTTGCGGTCTTTCTCGTAAATGTAAGTGTAGAGGCTAATGATACATTCATACGCAGGAGACCATTCCACTCTGATCGAATATAATCCATTCATTCTATCACCATCGAACGTTTAGTTTTTTTCAGTGTATCATTCTTGGTGGATTTTGCATAGTTCCATTTAGGGTCAACATAGTGGAGGAGAAGAAAAAGCACAGTGCTCTTCGACTCTGACACGCCTGCAGGGGGGATTCACTGTCCGTCTCCACTTCCAAAAGGGGACCGTCGAGCCAAAGCCACCCTACGGGCGGATGTATCTCAAGGAAGAAGTGTTCGACAAGCGTGGTCCCCTTTTGAAAGTTCCAACTGGAGAGGCGTTGTCAAGGTCTACGAGCTCTGTGCTTTTTCTTCTAACCAGCTTTGTTGGTTTATCGATACCATTTAAACCTTTGGCAAAAGTTTTACTCAAATAATGCAAGAAGCAGATGCTGAGGCTCCTTGTTCACACAAAAAAAGTAAGCCCCCAGCTTTACCAAACTGACGGGGCTTACCTATACTAGCTTCCCTTATACAAACGGCGGGTCCCACGCTTTTTTTCGCCAACCCAACCGGTGATCAAC
The window above is part of the Brevibacillus antibioticus genome. Proteins encoded here:
- a CDS encoding ArsR/SmtB family transcription factor, encoding MNGLYSIRVEWSPAYECIISLYTYIYEKDRKHSLLGTAWLEETKQKLPASFVDELADERWEVLHRLVLLVAQSPQTKSVEEFLEWLESIPPGDIYERLAPWVETIPLNLGEIRDRSLSLLTRWNEYYFSKVDPRILESLQRSADELKVRAKETPPIDLVDHVTNGIWIEPMADLREVVLIPQYHCAHSSVLDFYRGLATCMYPVKDAATIKPQTLLELLPITQCLADEKRLQILRCLAKKTCTLGELQKQVSLAKSTVHHHVTALRRAGLIRAHYTGSTTISYYSLREAFVERLPVLLRSFFHTSE